The following proteins come from a genomic window of Musa acuminata AAA Group cultivar baxijiao chromosome BXJ1-7, Cavendish_Baxijiao_AAA, whole genome shotgun sequence:
- the LOC135679878 gene encoding pectin acetylesterase 7-like isoform X1 yields the protein MRTAEVSSSSPSYKCSQLIAKRFVRSALPLNFRMVGVKSGTWVCPLVCLLYLLAFLQVEGDNVPMTLLKSAVAEGAVCLDGSPAAYNLAPGSGSGANNWLVFVEGGGWCSTVNDCVERKGNFRGSSNHMPPVSFSGMLGGVQQRNPDFYNWNRVKIRYCDGASFTGDIEKVDPATGLHFRGARVWRAIMKDLLARGMNKAQNALLGGCSAGGLTTILHCDSFRSLLPASATVKCFSDAGYFIDAKDISGADSIQSFYGDVVKLHGSANNLPSSCTSRLPANKCFFPQNVVATMKTPLFILNAAYDQWQIKNILVPPSADPNNTWGDCKLDIKKCSSDQLQTLQGFRTTFLNALPAAGSSSTGLFILSCHTHCQSGDANTWFAADSPRIDNTPIGKAVGDWYFGRSSAVRKIDCPYPCNSSCRKVAKNSMED from the exons ATGAGAACGGCCGAGGTCTCGAGTTCCTCTCCATCTTACAAGTGTTCTCAGCTCATCGCGAAGCGGTTTGTGCGCAGTGCTTTGCCGTTAAATTTCAG AATGGTTGgtgttaaatcaggaacatgggtGTGCCCTCTCGTCTGCTTACTCTATCTGCTGGCCTTTCTGCAAGTTGAAGGTGACAATGTGCCCATGACTCTGTTGAAAAGTGCAGTAGCTGAAGGAGCAG TTTGCTTGGATGGAAGTCCTGCAGCATATAATCTCGCCCCTGGTTCTGGCTCTGGTGCAAATAACTGGTTGGTTTTCGTCGAG GGAGGAGGTTGGTGCAGCACTGTTAATGATTGCGTAGAACGTAAAGGCAATTTTAGAGGTTCCTCCAATCATATGCCGCCTGTCTCCTTCTCTGGCATGTTAGGAGGCGTTCAGCAAAGGAATCCTG ACTTCTATAACTGGAACCGGGTCAAGATTCGGTACTGTGATGGTGCCTCATTTACAGGGGACATAGAAAAAGTAGATCCT GCTACAGGTCTCCACTTCAGAGGAGCCAGAGTTTGGCGAGCTATTATGAAAGATCTATTGGCGAGGGGGATGAACAAAGCACAAAAC GCACTTCTCGGTGGTTGCTCAGCAGGTGGATTGACAACCATACTACACTGTGACAGCTTCCGCAGTCTTCTCCCAGCTAGTGCAACAGTGAAATGCTTCTCCGATGCTGGTTATTTCATTGATGC gaaggatatttcTGGAGCAGACTCGATCCAATCCTTTTATGGTGATGTTGTTAAACTTCAT GGATCAGCAAATAATTTGCCATCTTCATGCACGTCGAGGTTACCAGCAAACAAG TGCTTTTTCCCACAGAACGTGGTGGCCACAATGAAGACACCCCTTTTTATACTCAATGCAGCGTACGATCAATGGCAG ATCAAAAATATTTTAGTGCCACCCTCTGCTGATCCCAATAATACTTGGGGAGACTGCAAGCTCGATATCAAGAAATGTTCCTCGGATCAACTTCAGACACTGCAAG GTTTCAGGACAACGTTCCTGAACGCACTGCCGGCGGCAGGCAGCTCGTCTACGGGACTGTTCATCCTCTCATGCCACACTCATTGCCAATCTGGTGATGCGAATACGTGGTTTGCAGCTGATTCTCCAAGGATCGATAACACT CCAATTGGGAAGGCTGTGGGAGACTGGTACTTCGGTCGGAGTTCTGCTGTGAGGAAGATCGACTGCCCATATCCATGCAATTCTTCGTGTCGTAAAGTTGCCAAGAATTCCATGGAAGATTAG
- the LOC135679878 gene encoding pectin acetylesterase 7-like isoform X2: MRTAEVSSSSPSYKCSQLIAKRMVGVKSGTWVCPLVCLLYLLAFLQVEGDNVPMTLLKSAVAEGAVCLDGSPAAYNLAPGSGSGANNWLVFVEGGGWCSTVNDCVERKGNFRGSSNHMPPVSFSGMLGGVQQRNPDFYNWNRVKIRYCDGASFTGDIEKVDPATGLHFRGARVWRAIMKDLLARGMNKAQNALLGGCSAGGLTTILHCDSFRSLLPASATVKCFSDAGYFIDAKDISGADSIQSFYGDVVKLHGSANNLPSSCTSRLPANKCFFPQNVVATMKTPLFILNAAYDQWQIKNILVPPSADPNNTWGDCKLDIKKCSSDQLQTLQGFRTTFLNALPAAGSSSTGLFILSCHTHCQSGDANTWFAADSPRIDNTPIGKAVGDWYFGRSSAVRKIDCPYPCNSSCRKVAKNSMED; the protein is encoded by the exons ATGAGAACGGCCGAGGTCTCGAGTTCCTCTCCATCTTACAAGTGTTCTCAGCTCATCGCGAAGCG AATGGTTGgtgttaaatcaggaacatgggtGTGCCCTCTCGTCTGCTTACTCTATCTGCTGGCCTTTCTGCAAGTTGAAGGTGACAATGTGCCCATGACTCTGTTGAAAAGTGCAGTAGCTGAAGGAGCAG TTTGCTTGGATGGAAGTCCTGCAGCATATAATCTCGCCCCTGGTTCTGGCTCTGGTGCAAATAACTGGTTGGTTTTCGTCGAG GGAGGAGGTTGGTGCAGCACTGTTAATGATTGCGTAGAACGTAAAGGCAATTTTAGAGGTTCCTCCAATCATATGCCGCCTGTCTCCTTCTCTGGCATGTTAGGAGGCGTTCAGCAAAGGAATCCTG ACTTCTATAACTGGAACCGGGTCAAGATTCGGTACTGTGATGGTGCCTCATTTACAGGGGACATAGAAAAAGTAGATCCT GCTACAGGTCTCCACTTCAGAGGAGCCAGAGTTTGGCGAGCTATTATGAAAGATCTATTGGCGAGGGGGATGAACAAAGCACAAAAC GCACTTCTCGGTGGTTGCTCAGCAGGTGGATTGACAACCATACTACACTGTGACAGCTTCCGCAGTCTTCTCCCAGCTAGTGCAACAGTGAAATGCTTCTCCGATGCTGGTTATTTCATTGATGC gaaggatatttcTGGAGCAGACTCGATCCAATCCTTTTATGGTGATGTTGTTAAACTTCAT GGATCAGCAAATAATTTGCCATCTTCATGCACGTCGAGGTTACCAGCAAACAAG TGCTTTTTCCCACAGAACGTGGTGGCCACAATGAAGACACCCCTTTTTATACTCAATGCAGCGTACGATCAATGGCAG ATCAAAAATATTTTAGTGCCACCCTCTGCTGATCCCAATAATACTTGGGGAGACTGCAAGCTCGATATCAAGAAATGTTCCTCGGATCAACTTCAGACACTGCAAG GTTTCAGGACAACGTTCCTGAACGCACTGCCGGCGGCAGGCAGCTCGTCTACGGGACTGTTCATCCTCTCATGCCACACTCATTGCCAATCTGGTGATGCGAATACGTGGTTTGCAGCTGATTCTCCAAGGATCGATAACACT CCAATTGGGAAGGCTGTGGGAGACTGGTACTTCGGTCGGAGTTCTGCTGTGAGGAAGATCGACTGCCCATATCCATGCAATTCTTCGTGTCGTAAAGTTGCCAAGAATTCCATGGAAGATTAG
- the LOC103990394 gene encoding probable folate-biopterin transporter 7: MVKDGRHKALRRVVGLGFWVQGFRCFPWMGVNFFLKDGLGVAPSSLQILQNSSNLPMVAKPLYGILSDALYLAGQHRIPYVAIGAILQAISWLAIATLPGTSLSIAMLTLFLLLGNLGASIAEVANDAIVVEAGKQLHSPSQSGQLQSFAWMLASLGGILGNILGGIAIKELSPKTMFLIFVVLLVLQFFMTITVSESSLNLPKKMNHSSRFSSISKQISELHVALCNSEISRLIAWFSTSYAMIPLLNGTMFFYQTQHLNLDSSIIGFSKVFGQAALLVWSVAYNKQFRKFPAKRILWALQVAIALFMVSDVLFVKGIYRDIRIADSMYVVIISGLQESLFQFKILPFSVLMAQICPSGCEGSVMAFSMSAVALATIISGYLGVALAISVGVSGADFSGFSVGILIQAACTVLPLCWASWIPDGSRPVKKEE; the protein is encoded by the exons ATGGTGAAAGATGGGCGGCACAAGGCGTTGCGGAGGGTGGTGGGTTTGGGGTTCTGGGTGCAGGGGTTCCGGTGCTTCCCATGGATGGGCGTCAACTTTTTCCTCAAGGACGGCCTCGGCGTCGCCCCCTCTTCGTTGCAGATCCTCCAAAACTCCTCCAATCTTCCCATGGTCGCCAAGCCCCTCTACGGCATCCTCTCCGACGCCCTCTACCTCGCCGGCCAGCACCGCATCCCCTACGTCGCTATCGgag CTATTTTGCAAGCAATCTCATGGCTGGCAATTGCTACATTACCTGGGACATCGCTTTCTATTGCCATGCtcactctctttctcctccttggAAACCTTGGTGCCTCTATAGCAGAGGTTGCCAATGATGCCATTGTTGTGGAGGCTGGGAAGCAATTACATTCTCCATCACAATCAGGCCAACTTCAGTCCTTTGCATGGATGTTGGCTTCTCTTGGGGGCATCCTTGGAAACATCCTTGGTGGCATAGCCATCAAGGAGCTCTCTCCCAAAACTATGTTCCTGATCTTTGTAGTCCTCCTGGTTCTCCAATTCTTCATGACCATCACTGTTTCTGAGAGCTCCCTTAACCTTCCCAAAAAGATGAACCATTCATCAAGATTCTCTAGCATCTCAAAACAGATATCTGAGTTACATGTTGCTCTTTGCAATTCTGAGATCAGCCGTTTGATTGCGTGGTTCTCAACATCTTATGCTATGATTCCACTGCTGAATGGCACCATGTTCTTCTACCAAACCCAGCACCTAAATCTTGACTCTTCAATCATCGGCTTCTCCAAAGTCTTTGGCCAAGCAGCATTACTTGTTTGGAGTGTAGCCTACAACAAGCAGTTCAGGAAGTTTCCTGCAAAAAGAATTTTATGGGCATTGCAGGTTGCAATCGCCCTGTTTATGGTATCTGATGTCTTGTTTGTAAAAGGAATTTACCGAGATATCAGGATTGCGGACTCCATGTACGTGGTAATCATCTCAGGACTGCAAGAATCTCTGTTCCAGTTCAAGATTCTCCCTTTTAGTGTTCTCATGGCACAGATCTGTCCATCTGGGTGTGAGGGGTCAGTCATGGCATTTTCAATGTCAGCGGTGGCGCTTGCAACTATTATCAGTGGTTATCTTGGAGTGGCACTTGCCATATCTGTAGGTGTATCTGGTGCTGACTTCTCGGGGTTTTCAGTAGGCATCTTGATACAGGCAGCTTGCACAGTGCTGCCTCTCTGTTGGGCATCGTGGATCCCAGATGGCAGCAGGCCTGTCAAGAAAGAAGAGTAG
- the LOC135678422 gene encoding thylakoid lumenal 29 kDa protein, chloroplastic-like produces the protein MAGVSFLSTLTSLRLRPHSPRPSLAFAAPEISSGVVCCYRRAEDAGEADERCVYHRRDVLRCVGAVVGMELISSSGSLTGVSNAADLIQRRQRSEFQSSIKGTLSTMIKGQPDLVPSILTLALNDAMTYDKATKSGGPNGSIRLSAELGRPENSGLSAALDLIMEAKKGIDTYSKGGPISFADLIQYAAQASIKKTFLDSAIQKCGGKEDKGKLLYTAYGSNGQWGLFDKQFGRQDAEAPDPEGRIPQWNKASVQEMKAKFTAIGLGPRQLAVMSAFLGPDQLATENLLSSDPEVRPWVEKYQRSRETISQTDYEVDLITTLTKLSSLGQKIDYEAYTYPVKKIELSKLKL, from the exons ATGGCGGGAGTTTCGTTCCTCTCCACGCTTACATCGCTCCGTCTCCGTCCTCACTCGCCTCGGCCCTCTCTGGCCTTTGCCGCCCCCGAGATCTCCAGT GGCGTCGTCTGCTGCTACCGCAGAGCCGAAGACGCTGGTGAAGCCGATGAAAGATGCGTGTATCATAGGAGGGATGTTCTTAGATGCGTCGGCGCTGTCGTTGGCATG GAACTGATTTCAAGCTCAGGATCACTAACAGGAGTGTCCAATGCTGCTGATCTGATACAGCGTAGACAACGTTCTGAGTTTCAGT CAAGTATCAAAGGAACTCTCTCAACAATGATAAAG GGACAACCAGATCTTGTTCCATCCATACTTACGCTAGCACTAAATGATGCAATGACATATGACAAG GCTACAAAATCTGGGGGCCCAAATGGATCAATCCGTTTGAG TGCGGAACTAGGAAGACCTGAAAATAGTGGACTTTCTGCTGCTTTGGATCTCATAATGGAAGCAAAAAAGGGGATTGACACATATTCCAAAGGAGGGCCAATTTCATTTGCTGACCTCATCCAGTATGCCG CCCAAGCATCAATCAAGAAAACATTCCTTGATTCTGCAATCCAGAAATGTGGTGGAAAGGAAGACAAAGGAAAACTACTATACACAGCATATGGCTCAAACGGTCAG TGGGGCTTGTTTGACAAACAATTTGGGCGTCAGGATGCTGAAGCTCCTGATCCAGAAGGAAGGATCCCTCAGTGGAACAAGGCTTCTGTCCAGGAAATGAAAGCAAAGTTCACTGCTATTGGCCTCGGTCCTCGCCAG CTGGCAGTGATGTCTGCGTTTCTTGGTCCTGATCAGTTGGCAACAGAGAACCTTTTGTCATCTGATCCTGAAGTCCGTCCTTGGGTTGAGAAGTATCAACGTAGCCGAGAAACTATATCCCAGACAGATTATGAG GTTGATCTGATAACAACGCTCACAAAACTGAGTTCTCTTGGCCAGAAAATTGATTATGAAGCATACACTTACCCTGTGAAGAAGATCGAGTTAAGTAAATTAAAATTGTAA
- the LOC135678423 gene encoding transcription factor bHLH30-like: MENQIEIPYHMVHGCGGGEEHFFPGGDGSVVSAAINPTLPWCLPSIHSFGETHHQFSHSNPGLDQQLICPDLPPFAPPLYADMYNSRRTLSGLQFPSDSPGLMAGATVGLHRFLRAEGSASSSLFGTIHEELEKLTAQEIMEAKAFAASKSHSEAERRRRERINGHLAKLRSMLPNTTKTDKASLLAEVIQHVKELKRQTSEIAEESPLPSEDDELTVDSICDDDGKFIVRASLCCDDRPDLLPDLTSALKRLKLRILKAEITTVGGRVKNVLVITEEHNANGYDDQQELVAAIEDALKAVVEQTAEHDLSSSGGTKRQRTTSLLSAVEHSSI; this comes from the exons ATGGAGAATCAAATAGAAATCCCTTACCATATGGTTCATGGCTGCGGAGGAGGTGAAGAACACTTCTTTCCAGGAGGAGATGGAAGCGTTGTTTCTGCTGCTATTAATCCTACCTTGCCATGGTGTCTTCCTTCGATTCACTCTTTCGGCGAAACCCATCATCAGTTCTCACATAGCAATCCTGGACTGGATCAACAACTCATATGCCCCGATCTGCCTCCCTTTGCCCCTCCTTTGTATGCGGATATGTACAATAGCAGGAGGACCTTGAGTGGCTTGCAATTCCCTTCGGATTCGCCCGGATTAATGGCTGGTGCTACTGTGGGCTTACATAGATTTCTACGAGCAGAAGGGTCGGCTTCTTCGTCTCTCTTTGGGACCATTCATGAAGAATTGGAGAAGCTGACTGCCCAGGAAATCATGGAAGCCAAGGCTTTTGCTGCATCCAAGAGCCATAGCGAGGCCGAGCGCAGGCGTCGGGAGCGCATCAATGGTCATCTTGCTAAGCTGCGCAGCATGCTCCCAAACACCACCAAG ACGGATAAAGCATCATTGCTAGCCGAGGTCATCCAGCACGTGAAGGAACTGAAACGGCAGACGTCAGAGATCGCAGAAGAGAGCCCGCTGCCTTCTGAAGACGACGAGCTCACCGTCGACTCCATATGCGACGATGACGGCAAGTTCATCGTCAGGGCGTCTTTGTGTTGCGACGACCGCCCTGACCTACTTCCGGATCTCACCAGCGCCCTGAAAAGACTAAAGCTTCGCATCCTCAAGGCGGAGATCACCACCGTCGGTGGCCGCGTGAAGAACGTCCTCGTCAtcaccgaggagcacaacgccaaTGGTTACGACGACCAGCAGGAATTGGTAGCAGCCATCGAGGATGCCTTAAAGGCAGTCGTGGAGCAGACAGCAGAGCACGATCTATCCTCATCCGGTGGAACAAAACGGCAGCGGACGACAAGCTTGCTTAGTGCAGTCGAACACAGCTCCATTTAG
- the LOC135678424 gene encoding probable auxin efflux carrier component 1c has translation MITLGDFYNVMTAVVPLYVAMILAYGSVKWWKIFTPLQCSGINRFVALFAVPLLSFHFISGNNPYTMNLRFIAADTLQKLMVLAALTAWGCLSRRGRLDWTITTFSLSTLPNTLVMGIPLLRGMYGEVSHSLMVQIVVLQCIIWYTLMLFLFEYRAAKLLIAEQFPDTAGAIASISVDSDVVSLDGREMLETETQIKEDGKLHVTVRRSNASRSDIHSRRSLGFSATTPRPSNLTNAEIYSLQSSRNPTPRGSSFNHNDFYNMVGRSSNFGAADVYGIRGAAATTPRPSNFEEEHGAGNTASAKPRFQYQLPVTTTAAAPHYPAPNPAVFAPTATAAPKTMGPKRANGQAHLLKSEDGGAKDLHMFVWSSSASPVSEAFGNSKEYGLPATEASGLKEVRMEVSPGKVDGWKDGRDDYLEREEFSFANKATMDKEGAQQEGDEKANNEANKGGLREVKAMPPTSVMTRLILIMVWRKLIRNPNTYSSLIGLIWSLVCFRWNFQMPAIVLRSISILSDAGLGMAMFSLGLFMALQPRIIACGNKAAAFAMAVRFLTGPAVMAAASLVVGLRGVLLHIAIVQAALPQGIVPFVFAKEYNVHPDILSTAVIFGMLIALPITLVYYILMGI, from the exons atgatcacgttgggagactTCTACAATGTGATGACGGCGGTGGTGCCGCTGTACGTGGCGATGATCCTGGCTTACGGGTCGGTGAAGTGGTGGAAGATCTTCACGCCGTTGCAGTGCTCCGGCATCAACCGCTTCGTGGCGCTGTTCGCGGTGCCGCTGCTCTCCTTCCACTTCATCTCCGGGAACAACCCCTACACCATGAACCTCCGATTCATCGCCGCCGACACGCTGCAGAAGCTGATGGTGCTGGCGGCGCTCACCGCCTGGGGCTGCCTCAGCCGCCGTGGCCGCCTCGACTGGACCATCACTACCTTCTCCCTCTCCACCCTCCCCAACACCCTGGTGATGGGCATCCCCCTCCTCCGGGGCATGTACGGCGAAGTCTCCCACAGCCTCATGGTCCAGATCGTCGTCCTCCAGTGTATCATCTGGTACACCCTCATGCTCTTCCTCTTCGAGTACCGCGCCGCCAAGCTTCTCATCGCCGAGCAGTTCCCCGACACCGCCGGGGCCATCGCCTCCATCAGCGTCGACTCCGACGTCGTCTCGCTCGACGGGCGCGAGATGCTGGAGACGGAGACGCAGATCAAGGAGGACGGCAAGCTGCATGTGACCGTCCGGCGATCGAACGCTTCGCGGTCGGACATCCACTCCAGGCGGTCGCTCGGCTTCTCGGCCACCACCCCTCGCCCCTCCAACCTCACCAACGCCGAGATCTATTCGCTGCAGTCGTCGCGGAACCCCACGCCGAGAGGCTCCAGCTTCAACCACAACGACTTCTACAACATGGTGGGCAGGAGCTCCAATTTCGGCGCTGCCGACGTCTACGGCATCCGAGGGGCGGCGGCGACGACGCCCAGACCATCCAACTTCGAGGAGGAGCACGGCGCCGGCAATACTGCGTCCGCCAAGCCCCGGTTCCAGTACCAATTGCCAGTGACCACGACCGCAGCAGCTCCGCACTACCCGGCTCCAAACCCAGCCGTGTTCGCTCCGACAGCGACGGCGGCTCCGAAGACGATGGGACCTAAAAGGGCCAACGGACAAGCTCATCTGCTGAAATCGGAGGACGGTGGGGCGAAGGATCTGCACATGTTCGTGTGGAGCTCCAGCGCGTCTCCGGTCTCCGAAGCGTTCGGTAACAGCAAGGAGTACGGTTTGCCGGCGACCGAAGCTTCCGGCTTAAAAGAAGTCAGAATGGAAGTTTCTCCGGGCAAAG TGGACGGATGGAAGGACGGCAGGGACGACTATTTAGAGCGGGAGGAGTTCAGCTTTGCGAACAAGGCAACCATGGACAAAGAGGGTGCTCAGCAGGAGGGAGACGAGAAAGCCAACAATGAGGCCAACAAGGGAGGGCTCAGAGAAGTGAAAGCCATGCCGCCGACGAGCGTGATGACCAGGCTGATCCTGATCATGGTGTGGAGGAAGCTGATCCGCAACCCCAACACCTACTCCAGCTTGATCGGCCTCATCTGGTCCCTCGTCTGCTTCAG ATGGAACTTTCAGATGCCCGCGATCGTACTGCGTTCCATCTCCATACTGTCGGACGCCGGCCTAGGCATGGCCATGTTCAGCCTCG GTCTGTTCATGGCCTTGCAGCCAAGGATCATAGCATGTGGGAACAAGGCAGCAGCTTTTGCTATGGCGGTGAGGTTCCTAACAGGCCCCGCTGTCATGGCTGCCGCTTCTCTTGTCGTCGGTCTTCGTGGTGTCCTCTTGCACATCGCCATTGTACAG GCAGCACTGCCCCAAGGCATCGTTCCCTTCGTATTCGCAAAGGAGTACAATGTACATCCGGACATTCTCAGCACAGC GGTGATATTTGGGATGCTAATCGCCTTGCCTATAACCCTGGTGTACTACATCCTAATGGGCATCTGA